A DNA window from Theobroma cacao cultivar B97-61/B2 chromosome 5, Criollo_cocoa_genome_V2, whole genome shotgun sequence contains the following coding sequences:
- the LOC18599822 gene encoding probable disease resistance protein At4g27220, with amino-acid sequence MEICISVAAKTSEYAVVPIKNQIGYIFKHEGKVESLRIGVGKLKDARERVRHSVEEAKRRGEEIEQDVETWLTRVNKKLSDRDQDEDADKAKNKCLIGLCPNLKTRYQLSKRAEKESEAIVELLNEAEKFNSVSVSYRRAPQEIMSTYVKGFEDFESRRHVFDGVMEALKDSSVNIVGVYGMGGVGKTTLARHVAGQAKEKNLFDTVVMAFVTQNAEIAEIQQQIGDRLGLEFDAKTISVRADQLRERLKKENKVLVILDDLWARLDLEAVGIPCGGEHVGCKILLTSRDLNVLSMMDSRNNFPVGVLEEKEAWNLFNKMAGDSVNESPDLYSTAIEVAKKCAGLPIAIVTVARALRNKGLFQWRDALQQLRTPSPRNFTGIPAPIYSAIELSYSHLESQELKSTFLLYSLLCADTPISDLVKYGVGLGLFQGVYTIEEARDRAYSLVHQLKSSCLLIDSFFEDVFSVHEVVRDVALSIAFREQHGFSLRNEVAPKEWPPMDMLNNCIFMSLSHNHFIELPKELECPQLQFFYICNVFPTLKIRDNFFTGMRKLEVLDLTGVCFSSLPSSVSLLANVRTLCLDRSSFENIAIVGELKTIEILSLRECSIKQLPREIGQLSRLRMLDLGYNPRLKLIPSGVFSSLSGLEELCLERSFTEWDIEGNASLVELKHLSRLTSLDVHIRNVQIVPMKLFSGKLKRYKILIGDMWYWSSERKTSRTLKLKLNSSFHLDHEIKTLLKKTEDLYLDEVKDIKNVLYELDAEGFPQLKYLHVQNSPTMEHIINSVEWVPCKAFPILESLSLQNMINLEKICHGEIVAESFSRLKIIKVARCDRLNNFFSLSTARKIFQLQEIEVTDCENITEIVAEEREVNIEDNEALFCQLRSLTLVYLSNFLHFCSREEKLLTSEHGRSQSTIDTRSKERTLFNEKDVFPNLEKLYLYSINVEKIWHMCCFPANCSTVQNLTTFIVTGCGNLKCLFSSSMVQSLVQLKIVEIANCEMMEEVVVAEEEKVSKMMFPKLERLSLNNLPKLTRFCSESLIEFSSLSELFLGSCPCLKMFVSGFLGAGTTIKKEVRKNKSKENICTDILILFDEKVALPMLRNLTIYRMASLEKIWHDQLYLDSFCKLNDFYLGFCEKLLNVFPFSMLERLRRLKTLNIFKCDSLEEIFESQGLCAHESCAAKATQSTELEAITKLAFPQARSLQLTKLPKLKSFYPRLHSTEWPLLERMEVVECDKVEIFALEYPSLKEIQGKTQFEFPLQQPLFWVNKVTFPSLEELTLVRKEMMKEIWQGQVPAEYFRKLKVLVLRGFPKQSATLLSRFFRSLKSLEKLDVRDASFDKIFQCEGLAGEEKHAWTFQCLTELKLFNLPELMHLWEEGFQPGPIFQKLRILEVMECDELKNLAPSSASFQNLMTLEVSKCHGFINLVTHSTAKSLMQLTRMSITDCKMVENIVACVGEEMKDGIVFTQLKYLELNCLPNLECFCLESCDLVFPSLEQLIVMQCPNMKIFSKGELSTPKLQKVQVTEDEAEGHTEGSHNTTIQQLFKEQNFKAY; translated from the exons ATGGAGATCTGCATTTCCGTTGCGGCTAAAACTTCCGAGTACGCGGTTGTTCCAATCAAAAACCAAATTGGTTACATTTTCAAGCATGAAGGCAAGGTAGAAAGTTTGAGAATTGGGGTTGGGAAGCTGAAGGATGCAAGAGAAAGGGTGCGTCATTCAGTTGAAGAAGCGAAAAGAAGAGGGGAAGAGATTGAGCAGGATGTGGAAACATGGTTGACTCGGGTCAACAAAAAGCTTAGCGATCGAGATCAAGATGAGGATGCAGACAAAGCCAAGAACAAGTGTTTAATTGGGTTGTGTCCTAATTTGAAGACTCGTTATCAGCTGAGTAAGAGAGCAGAGAAGGAGAGTGAGGCCATTGTTGAACTTCTGAATGAAGCTGAGAAATTCAACTCAGTTTCGGTGTCGTACCGTCGAGCTCCCCAGGAGATAATGTCCACCTATGTTAAAGGTTTCGAGGACTTTGAGTCAAGGAGGCATGTATTCGACGGGGTTATGGAGGCTTTGAAAGATTCTAGTGTCAACATTGTAGGGGTGTATGGAATGGGTGGCGTAGGAAAGACTACGTTAGCAAGACATGTTGCAGGGCAAgctaaggaaaaaaatttatttgatacTGTGGTGATGGCATTTGTAACACAAAATGCAGAGATAGCAGAAATTCAACAACAGATTGGAGATAGGTTAGGTCTGGAATTTGATGCAAAGACTATCTCTGTGAGAGCGGATCAGCTACGTGAGAGGCTGAAGAAAGAGAACAAGGTTCTTGTTATTTTGGATGATCTTTGGGCAAGACTGGATCTGGAGGCAGTTGGAATTCCTTGTGGAGGTGAACATGTGGGATGCAAAATTTTGTTGACTTCTAGAGATCTCAATGTTTTGTCCATGATGGATTCTAGGAATAATTTTCCTGTTGGGGTTTTAGAAGAAAAGGAAGCCTGGAACCTGTTTAATAAGATGGCTGGTGATAGTGTCAATGAAAGTCCGGACTTGTATTCCACAGCAATTGAAGTTGCTAAGAAATGTGCAGGACTGCCAATTGCCATAGTAACAGTTGCAAGGGCTTTGAGAAATAAGGGTCTGTTTCAATGGAGAGATGCCTTGCAGCAACTAAGAACTCCTTCCCCAAGAAATTTCACTGGGATACCAGCACCAATTTATTCGGCTATAGAGCTGAGTTACAGTCATTTGGAAAGTCAGGAACTTAAGTCAACTTTCTTGCTGTATAGTTTACTGTGTGCTGACACTCCTATTAGTGACTTGGTGAAATATGGCGTGGGTTTGGGTTTATTTCAAGGTGTATATACAATTGAAGAAGCACGAGACAGAGCATACTCATTGGTCCATCAACTGAAATCTTCTTGCTTGTTGATTGACAGTTTTTTTGAGGATGTTTTCTCAGTGCATGAAGTTGTTCGAGATGTTGCACTATCAATTGCATTCAGGGAGCAGCATGGTTTTTCATTAAGAAATGAAGTTGCGCCAAAAGAATGGCCTCCTATGGATATGCTAAATAACTGCATTTTCATGTCATTGTCTCACAACCATTTTATCGAGCTTCCTAAAGAGCTGGAATGTCCACAACTACAGTTTTTTTACATTTGTAATGTTTTTCCTACTCTGAAAATTCGGGACAATTTTTTCACAGGGATGAGAAAGTTGGAAGTCTTGGATTTGACTGGTGTGTGCTTTTCATCACTACCCTCGTCAGTTAGTCTCTTAGCAAATGTCCGTACATTGTGTCTGGATCGAagtagttttgaaaacatagctaTTGTTGGAGAGCTCAAGACAATTGAAATCCTTAGCCTTCGAGAATGTAGTATTAAACAGCTGCCAAGGGAAATTGGGCAGTTGTCTCGGCTAAGGATGTTAGATTTGGGTTATAATCCCAGACTGAAATTGATTCCATCAGGAGTATTTTCAAGTTTGTCTGGATTAGAAGAACTATGTTTGGAGAGGAGCTTCACTGAATGGGACATTGAGGGCAATGCTAGTCTTGTCGAATTGAAGCATTTATCTAGGTTGACCTCTTTGGATGTACATATTCGGAATGTCCAAATTGTGCCAATGAAGTTGTTCTCTGGAAAGTTGAAAAGATACAAGATTTTGATTGGAGATATGTGGTATTGGTCTAGTGAGAGGAAAACCTCAAGAACATTGAAGCTCAAGTTAAATTCGAGCTTTCATTTGGATCATGAAATCAAAACCTTACTAAAGAAAACTGAAGATCTGTATCTAGATGAAGTGAAAGATATAAAGAATGTACTTTATGAGTTAGATGCTGAAGGCTTTCCTCAATTGAAGTATCTCCATGTCCAAAATAGTCCAACAATGGAACATATCATTAACTCTGTGGAGTGGGTTCCTTGCAAAGCATTTCCTATCTTGGAGTCATTATCTCTTCAAAATATGATTAATTTGGAGAAGATATGTCATGGTGAAATTGTAGCAGAATCTTTTAGCAGACTAAAAATCATAAAGGTTGCACGTTGTGATAGATTGAACAACTTCTTCTCACTGTCCACAGCCAGAAAGATTTTCCAACTTCAGGAAATTGAAGTAACTGACTGTGAGAACATCACAGAGATTGTTGCTGAGGAAAGAGAGGTAAACATTGAAGATAATGAAGCATTGTTCTGTCAACTACGGTCCTTGACACTCGTTTATCTGTCGAATTTCCTTCACTTCTGCTCAAGAGAGGAAAAACTTTTAACATCTGAACATGGAAGATCACAATCAACTATTGACACAAGGTCTAAGGAAAGGACGCTTTTCAACGAAAAG GATGTGTTTCCGAATTTGGAGAAGTTGTACCTGTACTCAATCAACGTTGAGAAAATATGGCATATGTGCTGTTTTCCAGCTAATTGTTCTACTGTTCAAAATTTAACGACTTTCATTGTGACTGGCTGTGGCAATTTGAAATGTCTTTTTTCATCTTCTATGGTTCAAAGTTTAGTGCAACTCAAAATAGTTGAGATTGCTAATTGTGAGATGATGGAAGAAGTAGTAGTtgcagaagaagaaaaagtaagCAAGATGATGTTCCCTAAACTAGAGAGACTGTCACTTAACAACCTTCCCAAGCTCACAAGATTCTGCTCTGAAAGTTTAATTGAATTCTCTTCTCTAAGTGAGTTGTTTCTAGGAAGCTGCCCTTGTTTGAAGATGTTTGTCTCGGGCTTCCTGGGTGCAGGCACAACAATCAAAAAAGAAGTAAGGAAGAACAAATCAAAGGAGAACATCTGTACTGACATACTAAttctttttgatgaaaag GTGGCACTTCCTATGCTAAGGAATTTGACAATTTATAGGATGGCTAGCTTGGAAAAGATATGGCATGACCAACTTTATTTGGATTCCTTTTgcaaattaaatgatttttatttgggCTTCTGTGAGAAGTTACTGAATGtttttccatttagcatgctggAAAGACTTCGGAGACTAAAGACATTAAACATATTCAAATGTGATTCTCTAGAAGAAATATTTGAATCTCAGGGACTCTGTGCTCATGAATCATGTGCTGCAAAAGCCACTCAATCGACTGAGCTAGAAGCAATCACAAAGTTGGCATTTCCTCAAGCGAGGTCCTTACAATTGACTAAGCTACCAAAATTAAAGAGTTTTTACCCAAGGTTACATTCTACAGAATGGCCATTATTGGAAAGAATGGAGGTGGTAGAATGTGACAAAGTGGAGATATTTGCTTTAGAGTATCCGAGCTTGAAAGAAATCCAAGGAAAGACCCAATTCGAATTCCCACTTCAACAACCGTTGTTTTGGGTCAATAAG GTTACATTCCCTAGCCTAGAAGAATTGACGTTGGTTagaaaggaaatgatgaaggaGATATGGCAGGGACAAGTCCCGGCAGAGTATTTCAGAAAACTAAAAGTTCTTGTGCTCAGAGGGTTCCCTAAGCAATCAGCTACCTTGCTATCTCGATTCTTCAGATCGTTAAAGAGTCTTGAAAAACTTGATGTACGTGATGCTTCTTTTGACAAGATATTCCAATGTGAAGGGCTTGCTGGTGAGGAAAAACATGCGTGGACATTTCAGTGCTTAACTGAATTAAAACTGTTTAACCTTCCTGAGCTGATGCATCTTTGGGAGGAAGGATTCCAACCTGGACCAATCTTCCAAAAGCTGAGAATTTTAGAAGTTATggaatgtgatgaattgaagAATTTAGCACCATCTTCAGCATCTTTCCAAAACCTTATGACATTGGAAGTATCAAAATGTCATGGGTTCATAAATTTGGTAACACACTCAACAGCTAAAAGCTTGATGCAGTTAACTAGAATGAGTATAACAGATTGCAAAATGGTGGAAAATATTGTTGCATGTGTGGGTGAGGAAATGAAGGATGGAATCGTTTTCACCcaattgaaatatttggaacTTAATTGTCTACCAAACCTGGAATGCTTCTGCTTGGAAAGCTGTGACCTTGTCTTCCCATCATTAGAACAACTAATTGTGATGCAGTGCCCAAATATGAAGATTTTCTCGAAGGGAGAGTTAAGTACACCAAAGTTGCAAAAAGTGCAAGTGACAGAAGATGAAGCTGAAGGGCATACGGAGGGCAGCCACAACACCACCATACAGCAGCTGTTCAAAGAACAG AATTTCAAAGCTTATTAA
- the LOC18599823 gene encoding caffeic acid 3-O-methyltransferase gives MDSLPDQQKMSQNEMDFLLALRIATAPTLPLVLKAAIDLDLLEIMAAATASNSMLSPTEIASRLPTQNPDAPTIVDRLLRLLASHSILTCKLVAGRDEHAQRLYGLGPVGKYFVRNQEGNSLVPTLRVSLEKFYMECWYHLKEAALEGVLPFMKVHGMHLFELAANDDKVSSMFNASMSNLTSLVMKKVLETYKGFEGLSQVVDVGGGVGANLNLLVSKYPQIKGTNFDLPHVIRDAPLIPGVEHVGGDMFSKVPKGEVIFMKWILHDWGDEQCLKLLKNCFEALPENGKVVIVESLTPEFPMTDIVTKITFELDVSVLHMLPGAKERTKQEFEALAREAGFKTLNVVCRIYSYWVMELCKNVNIAN, from the exons ATGGATTCACTACCAGACCAACAAAAAATGTCACAAAACGAGATGGATTTCTTGCTGGCACTGCGCATAGCTACAGCTCCAACACTTCCTCTGGTATTGAAAGCTGCCATAGATCTTGATTTGTTAGAGATCATGGCAGCAGCAACCGCTAGCAATAGCATGCTTTCTCCTACTGAGATTGCCTCTCGTCTTCCTACACAAAACCCAGATGCCCCAACCATAGTCGATCGCCTTCTTCGCCTTCTTGCTAGTCACTCTATTTTAACATGTAAACTTGTTGCAGGAAGAGATGAACATGCTCAAAGATTATATGGCCTAGGACCAGTTGGCAAATATTTCGTCCGAAATCAAGAAGGAAATTCTCTTGTTCCTACCCTCAGAGTGTCCttggaaaaattttatatggagTGTTG GTATCACTTGAAAGAAGCAGCATTGGAGGGTGTGTTACCATTCATGAAGGTACATGGGATGCATTTGTTTGAACTGGCTGCAAACGATGATAAAGTGAGTAGCATGTTCAATGCTTCAATGAGCAATCTCACCAGCCTGGTCATGAAAAAAGTCCTGGAAACTTACAAGGGATTTGAGGGCTTGAGCCAGGTAGTTGATGTTGGTGGTGGAGTGGGTGCAAACCTTAATCTTCTAGTTTCCAAGTACCCACAAATTAAGGGTACTAACTTTGATTTGCCCCATGTCATTAGAGATGCACCCCTTATACCAG GAGTGGAGCATGTTGGAGGAGACATGTTCAGCAAAGTTCCTAAAGGAGAAGTGATTTTCATGAAG TGGATACTTCATGATTGGGGCGATGAACAATGCTTAAAGCTATTGAAGAATTGCTTTGAAGCATTACCAGAGAATGGCAAAGTGGTGATCGTGGAATCTTTAACACCAGAATTCCCCATGACTGACATTGTGACGAAGATTACCTTTGAGCTTGACGTGAGTGTGCTGCACATGTTACCTGGTGCAAAGGAGAGAACAAAACAGGAATTTGAGGCATTGGCAAGAGAAGCTGGCTTCAAAACTTTGAATGTTGTTTGTCGTATTTATAGCTATTGGGTTATGGAATTGTGCAAAAATGTTAACATTGCCAATTAA